The Cydia pomonella isolate Wapato2018A chromosome 22, ilCydPomo1, whole genome shotgun sequence genomic interval gatttgacccataaaACAACAACAAGCGGCGCaagttaaatatgttaaaattaatatgtttCTTCCTACaaactgcattttttttttgataggcaCAGATAAAAGgtggttagtaaaaatgttgcataatgtTGTTCAACTGGCCGGCTTCATAAGCGGCGATTTATTTACTGTGCGTGCCGCGCCTgagacccataagctgagtcatACGTTTTAGCCAAAAACGATTTGTATGGTAGCCCAGCGTTTGTTTACGCTCGACGGGTCttggccatgaatgggttaaaaacaaattttattactAGTATTACTAATAgtacaacaaaaaaattatatataactaGCGTTGAAAATTTCCGGAAAAAATCCCGTTTCTTTCCAAACGGCTcgtttttttcatgatttttacgGAAAAATCATGAAATTTACCGCTTCAATTTATCCGAAAAAAACGTTTTAATCGTTTTTTTCGTGAAGGTTTCAATCGGTTATTTTTCTTAATACTGGTGTGTAGGTAAATGATTATTGACAATATTGACATCTGTGTCAGTTCAGTTCAATTTTCACAATCGTGTGGCTTCATTACGCTTTATGTGGCTTTATTATCTGATGAAGAGTTTCTAAAAATGGTGCAGTATATTACGAAATTAACAGATAATATGCAGTTAAGCACCAGCGATATGATGGGTCAATTTGCCGAGTATCAATCGAAAGGAGGTTTCTGGGGTAACGAGTGTATTTGGCCTATCACGAAAATAAATCCCCTTAATTGGTGGAAAGGTTTATGCTCTACAAAACTGCTTTCAAAAATTGCAATCCGATTACTGAGCATTCCTCCATCATCTGCCGCCGCAGAAAGAAATAGGTCATTATTTGGAAGGACGCATACTAAAGATCGCAATCGACTTTTGCCAGAACGGCTAAACAAATTAATCTACATTCGGTCTAATTTACACCTACAAATGGGCAACATCGACGACATGATAGCCGAAACAATTGAAATATGGTCATAGTGATAGTGatgatgaaataaatgaatagtaatgatattaaataaattgtagtgacttattgtattttttctttaaaaatccgaaaaaaacggaaaaaaacgtatatttcatAAATTCCCGAAagaatcatttgtttttttccgACATTTTCAACGCTAtatataactaaaactaaaaactaaacagtGTCTGCATGCAGTCTCTGCCAACGATTgatattatattgctgtcccacccatgatgccggttgtcaatgtcactgtgcgaacttgacagcaatataattatgcgtgtgcaatagagatagcatcAAGCGGGTCAATGCACGAAAATGtatatggaaagcgtctctgctttaagCGATGATGAACTTTAGGGCAAAGTGGTAATCATGAATCAACTGCGTATGTCATCTGAATTTTACTatgaacattttatttatacttaatagattacaattaattcataaacaaacttGTACAAAAGAATTCTTAAAACGAATTTCATAAGCAAACTTGTACAAAAGGATTCTTAAAAGTAAACCAGAAGGTCTGTTTCCTAAGTAGGCGAACCTGTGATGAGGATAAACAGTGCCCCTCcccttaaatataattattaattacaatagAAGATAGAATGGAATACTAGCTTTTTCCGCCGACTTCGTCTGCTTGCAATAAAAAATTTGGGTAGATTATTTCTCATTCAATCTGCTTTTtattgtttctcaataaaaGTTTCCACGCCATAAAAGGCGGCGGCTCAATATTCAGCGTGTGGTAGCCCTGGTCTCCCTCAGCCGCGTCTCCAGCAGAAACTTGTCCAGCAGTCTTGACATTAAATGTCGCAACGAACGAAATGTCTAATGCTCAACACGTTTCAGCTAATAATATAACCGGATTAACtagaactctattttcaactccttttgcttgtaataatagttttaaattgttgagcatacacgattcgtcagtcgcgacactcgtgacatctattgtcaaataGCGGTACTGATATATCCAGTACTTGACGTTATGGTAAGAAAACGATGTatgcttatttatttctctatggtttaaATCGTTTTGCTAATTTGTGTTTCAGTGTGTTCAGAAAGCAGCGCCGCCCGGGAACAGGAAACCCGCAAAAAACAACGCTTACCATATCACATATCAAGACACACTGGCGAGAAGCCTTTTACGTGCGACTACTGTGGTGACAAATTTAGTCGGAAATCAACCCTACATAGTCACCAGATGATACACACTGGAGAAAAGCCATTTAAATGTAGCGAGTGCGACTACAGCTCCAGGCTGAAGGCAAGCTTGCTAACTCACCAGAGGATACACACCGGAGAGAAACCATACACATGTAACTACTGTGATTACAAATGCAGTCAACAAGCAAGCTTACAAGCACATCTGCTGATACATACCGGGGCAAAGCCATTTAAATGTAGCCACTGTGACTACATGTGCAATCGGAAAGGAAACTTACTAGTTCACCAAAGAATGCACACAGGAGAGAAACCATATACATGTAGCCATTGCGATTACAAGTTCAGTGATGGTTCAAAGTTACGAAGACACGAAAGGACACATACAGGCGAAAAGCCTTTTCAGTGTGACCTCTGTGATTACAAATTCAGTCGGAGAACACACTTGCAAAGGCATAAGATGATACACACTAGGGCGAAACCATTTAAATGTAGCAATTGCGAATACGGGTGCAGGCGAAACGAAGAATTGCTAAGACATCAGAAGATACACACTGGCGAGAATTTATTTATAGGCACTGCATCTACACAAGTCAACAGAAACTGACTTTTCTCAAGCTTGCAATGAAATGGACATAGAAATAGACATACTTTATTAGTAAAAAGATATTACAGGTCACAATTGGTCACAATTTCAAACTTATACACATCTTATATCTATTATCATCTTATATCTATTTTCCTGACATCTATTTTTCTAGTGTGTAAGCGAATTGGTGTAGTACTGTAAGCTtgcactgtgttaaataaataaaatgataaaaattatgtttgtatcAATTGAATACTAAacgattaaattaaatgttgacatgacttacatctaattaggtccggaaatactacgtatccggtgcgatgagggAAGATggtatgtaaaggaatttcatacagccttacacacctaggcctgtaaagaaaccttattttgattttaaacgACAAATTGTGActcaacgtcttggcattcaaccatcaaattataaaacacaaactgacaattttttttaaattgcaagTTCTAGAAAAGCACTATCCAAATcttggcgagaaacggggttgccggccgcgtattcCTATCCTAGCGTATATCTACTTAGCCGGCAAACCTTCATTTCCCGGCCATCTAAGAAGGAAACATCCAGGCGAACCTCTAGTGATCCGATATTGATGTGAAATATCACATTCACTGCCGgcaacccacctggtgggcgctcgtgaactttgttcagatgccggacaacccgctgggcgggttgttttgtatgcagctatagaccaccggtttctggtgtagtgcgccgttttttgtctggcagtgaatgtgatATTCGCTAGTTACCGATAGAGCATATGTTTGACTGTTTTGtagtataagtaatataaaataaatattgtgtatTAAAGTACATTATTTCATTGTCTTTAGTTTCCTGTAGATAAACGCTGGGgttttattaactaacacaaacgggacttaatcgcatattaagtttaaaatttacctccgacgtttcgaggacggcgttgtgcCCGTGGTCTCGAAGACGACTGGCTAAATGTTGTGGAATGCAGTCATATACCCCTAGAAAATGTCAtgttgaaaattgtgtgacatCATAATTTACGGTTTGACAGATAACTACATatacacgtagaagatacgaactgtcaactgacatttgtcatttgttgtttatcgcctaactgtcaacagtgtcaatccgagagttgtgacgtcatcagaatcttcaatgacgtttcgagtttggtcacgtgacgtgtgccaaaagatattttaaattctatatttacaaaaatatggtcattacaggtcccctaaaagtagtttaacatgttcttataatccaaaagaatttattgggatacaattctgccctaagatttgtagatggaaacaaccctattagagtaacagagaagTAGTCTGGAGTAGACGCGCGAAGGTAGGAGTCGAGAGCGTCGCCTCCCACTGCTTGCTCCGTATCGGCAGGATCCCGATACGTTCCCTATAAGCaaggcccgtacatttcatgccgttgacgcaaaaatgacctCACgctacatagtttttttttatactacgtcgatggcaaataagcataaggcccgcctgatggtaagcagtctccgtagcctatgtacgcctgcaactccagacgcCTCCctcccctcattgagctctggcaaccttatttaccggcaggaaaacaacactatagtgttatttggctgcggttttggTAGTGTGATTaaaaaactccctgtatgttaagtTACGTAATTTTTGCGTCAATGGCATGGGAAGGGTTCAAAGggttatttagggttctcaaggggcGGCAacgcttaacacattcactgccgggaacccacctagtgggcgctcgtgaactttgatcagatgccggacaacccgctgggcgggttgttttgtacgcagctatagaccaccggtttctggggtagtgcgccgttttttatctggcagtgaatgtgttaagtggctcctatgatgttgcttatgtccatgggcgacgatgaccgcttcccatcaggcggatcgtctgctcgtttgctgactatattaagataaacaaatgaaatgtacgggccctgccTATAAGGCTTCTCCTCCGTGTGTATCATCTGGTATCTTCGCAAGTGCTGTTACAGTACAGTTTGCACTTTCAGTCGTAATTTTTACGTATTTAGCCTCCTTCCCAGTATGCGTCTTCTGGTGGCGTCGTAACATTGAATTATTACGGCATTTGTAATCACAGTGGCTACATTGAAAAGGCTTCCTGCCCGTATGTTTCATTTCGTGAGATCGCAAGGCCGACCTATCGCTGCACTTGTACTCGCAATGATTACATTTGTATGGTTTTTCTCCAGTGTGTATTCTTATGTGATTTTGTAAGTTTGATTTTTGACTGAATTTGTTATCACAGTAACTACACTGAAAAGGCTTTT includes:
- the LOC133530188 gene encoding gastrula zinc finger protein xLCGF3.1-like isoform X1, with the protein product MDSCRCCLRCPPDNDLTTPYTHNGKTETFYDMFKECFNIHLVLGGSGSCGICSACVGRLRDASDFKLQVQRSQAELQALLVKVESAVKPEQDDHSVIDVFYEVPILEEHSEVGDEKTKEDVTDEDPLAKSETDDVMSDGDSSAAVCSESSAAREQETRKKQRLPYHISRHTGEKPFTCDYCGDKFSRKSTLHSHQMIHTGEKPFKCSECDYSSRLKASLLTHQRIHTGEKPYTCNYCDYKCSQQASLQAHLLIHTGAKPFKCSHCDYMCNRKGNLLVHQRMHTGEKPYTCSHCDYKFSDGSKLRRHERTHTGEKPFQCDLCDYKFSRRTHLQRHKMIHTRAKPFKCSNCEYGCRRNEELLRHQKIHTGENLFIGTASTQVNRN